Proteins encoded in a region of the Lycorma delicatula isolate Av1 chromosome 6, ASM4794821v1, whole genome shotgun sequence genome:
- the Cox11 gene encoding cytochrome c oxidase copper chaperone COX11, with protein MFWRSVNFVKIHSKLNPLLFEYGNKSPSLQRIHIKNFYHSLKNDMQVTLKYNWFIHHGNYRLFHEGNRKSSRRDIRHRSTVYYVCGVIALTVGLSYAAVPLYRIFCQAYSYGGTVSELEGNVDLQKLEKKKHREITIKFNADVSSSLKWNFQPQQNEIKVVPGETALAFYTAENPLDKPVVGVSTYNVVPFEAGQYFNKIQCFCFEEQMLNPGEQVDMPVFFYIDPEYAEDPRMEYVNDIILSYTFFEVKDGMNLPVPSYFSPHKR; from the exons ATGTTCTGGCGttctgttaattttgtaaaaattcattctaAATTGAATCCATTGTTGTTCGAGTATGGAAACAAGTCTCCCTCACTGCaaagaattcacataaagaatttctatcataGTCTGAAAAACGATATGCAGGTCACATTAAAGTATAATTGGTTTATACATCATGGGAATTATAGATTATTTCACGAAGGTAACAGAAAATCTAGTCGTCGTGATATCAGACACAGGTCGACTGTGTATTATGTATGTGGTGTTATTGCACTTACTGTTGGCCTAAGTTATGCAGCTGTACCATTGTACAGAATATTCTGTCAG gCTTACAGTTATGGAGGTACAGTATCAGAGTTGGAAGGAAATGTAGATTTACAGAAATTGGAGAAAAAGAAACATagagaaattacaataaaatttaatgctgATGTAAGTTCAAGcttaaaatggaattttcaaCCTCAGCAAAATGAAATAAag GTTGTTCCTGGTGAAACAGCATTAGCATTTTACACTGCAGAAAATCCTTTAGATAAACCAGTTGTTGGTGTTAGCACTTATAACGTTGTTCCTTTTGAAGCcggtcaatattttaataaaatacagtgctTCTGTTTTGAAGAACAAATGTTGAATCCAGGTGAACAG gtggaTATgccagttttcttttatattgatcCTGAATATGCTGAAGACCCTAGAATGGAATATGTAAATGACATAATATTGTCgtacacattttttgaagttaaggATGGAATGAATTTACCAGTGCCATCTTATTTTAGTccacataaaagataa